GCAGGTCATTGGTCAGGGGATGCAGGTTGCTAAGGTTCTGGGAGACGTTCTTAGTCCTCGAAGTGAAGCTGCACAAGCCAAAGGTCACTATAATTGCAACATATTATAAAATGTCAAGTTTGTgagaattcatttttcatagtTTAATTGCAATCGTTTGATCCATAGCTTGGACTCCTCGTGATGATCTGCTTCGAGCCAATCCATCGTACCACACATCGGCACATGTTAATCGCCATTTGCTAGGGCCGGCAGTCAAACTGCCAAAAAAAGATTGTAGGTGTCAATGTCTGCGGGCTTGTGTTAATACGCCGTCAACATCAGGCCTTCGCACTTCTTCTACCACTAAGCTGAGAGAGAACGTTTGTTTTCCTCCAAAGCCAACGGATAACAAGAGAACGAGGAAGATGGAGAACTTTGGTAATTCATTGTCTCATTGCCAGAAAAATGCGGACATTTATAGCGTGGGAAGAGAGAATATTCGTCAAACAGCGAATAGGAATGAAAGTAAGCGTTTGGCGACAGCCGGTAAAATGTTGCCGAAAGGCCAACTCGAAAGGCAAACAAGGTCGACTCTTACCAAACAGTCTCAGTTACCTAATTCGCAAAAAAAGACAACCAATATTCAACACAAGACTTGCGAGTCAGGTGTTAAGAAATGTTTGTATTGTCAAGTTCAGattaagaaaataaacaaatcggGGTTGATGCCCTGCGGACATGCTTTTTGCCAGAGATGCTTGACGAGTCAAAGACCTCTGAAATGTCCAAAATGTGACCGCAAATACGAAGTAATTTAATCctcaaagttgaaaatatttactggATCGTTGTTTAATTTGAATTaccaaatttaatttttatttactcatgAAAATGATAGtagaaatttatatataatagagTTCATCAAACGAGGTTTACTATTGTAGTGTTTTAATATACGACCGGGTACCTTTTTAACATTTCTGTGACTTACTTCATGCCGTCAGGTTAAACGGCATGATTAGTAAATGACAGAGTGATATGAGagatttaaattttgatttacatATTAGGTACACGTAGATTAATGCAACTCTAATTAGCAGAATGcatatttctaaaatatttaACATATGAAATACGatgtaatataattgaatatcacTAGACTAATCTGGGTGCTAAATTCGATAACAGACTTCAGGCCTctgcattttcaaaatgcGACCTGAAATATGAAGCAATTTAAGcctcaaaatttaaaatgtttATTGCATCTTTGTTCAATTTGAATTaccaaatttaatttttacttataAATGTTAATGAAAGcatgttataattttatttgtttttgcGCAGCAATTTGTCAAATGGTTATTTGTGTAACTTTTGTATTGTCGCTGTATTGATTTAATTACTCATGAAAATGATAGTagaaatttatgtataatatagtcTAT
Above is a genomic segment from Neodiprion pinetum isolate iyNeoPine1 chromosome 1, iyNeoPine1.2, whole genome shotgun sequence containing:
- the LOC124212008 gene encoding uncharacterized protein; this encodes MTGLFSGIIGSLVGSGIQAAVGGIPIPEDASKALDVLRVGGLPIPPANWFSTNATSSNKQNQQLHDCDKIEHHIAGAWQVIGQGMQVAKVLGDVLSPRSEAAQAKAWTPRDDLLRANPSYHTSAHVNRHLLGPAVKLPKKDCRCQCLRACVNTPSTSGLRTSSTTKLRENVCFPPKPTDNKRTRKMENFGNSLSHCQKNADIYSVGRENIRQTANRNESKRLATAGKMLPKGQLERQTRSTLTKQSQLPNSQKKTTNIQHKTCESGVKKCLYCQVQIKKINKSGLMPCGHAFCQRCLTSQRPLKCPKCDRKYEVI